cattcatattgatgttaatgaatctagacatatatctatttagattttattaacattaatatgaatgtgtgaaatgctagaatgacttacattgtgaaacggagagagagtaGTATAGACTGATATGTCTGGAATGGAACTAGAGATCATTGGTTCGAACGGACAGCAAACCTTCTGCCAACTTCCCGGAACATAGTAATAATCATCGCCGTGCCTTGGTCTAAACGACACGAAACTCTGTCATTATTCTCTGGAAAAGCTTGCATATAAACGCCATCAGATCAATCTCCCTCCGTCCCCAACATCACCTTGTTTGTAAATTGTAGGAGCAAAATGGCAGGGCGAAACAACCACGAGCTCAAGCTGCTGGGCACATGGCCGAGCCCGTTCGTCGTCAGGGTGAGGCTCGCGCTCGGCCTCAAGGGCCTGAGCTACGAGTACGTCGAGCAGGACATCAGGGACAAGAGCGAGCTCCTCGTCGTCTCCAACCCGGTGCACAAGAAGGTGCCCGTGCTCATCCACGGCGGCAAGCCCGTCTGCGAGTCGCAGATCATCGTGCAGTACATCGACGAGGCGTTCCCCGGCGCCGgtgcctccctcctcccctccgatCCCCACGAACGCGCTGTCGCCCGCTTCTGGGCCACCTACATCGATGACGAGGTAGATCTCTCTACTTGTTCTACAACTTCCAATGGAAGTTCACATGCAGCTCCTAATCATGGACATGTGTGCGTTACAGTTTGCTACGAAGTTCCGAGCAATGGGAGaagcgaaggaggaggaggagaaggacgaggcggcggcgcaggtgttCTCCGCGCTGGAGACCTTGGAGGAAGCCATGAAGGGGAAGGTCTTCttcggcggcgacagcgcgggGTACGTGGACGTGGCGCTCGGTGGGTTCCTGGGGTGGAtcaaggcggcggaggcgttggtCGGCGTCGCGTTCCTCGACGGGGCCCGGACGCCGCTCCTGGCCGCTTGGGCGGCGCGGTTCTCCGCGCTGGAGGCCGCCAAGGAGGCGATACCCAGCGTCGAGCGGCTGCGCGAGTTTCACGTGGCgatgcacgccgccgccgccacggtcGCCGGAAATTGACGGGTCGGAATCTGTGAACTGGGCCTTCACCCCTTGTATAGCATGGCCCAGGCCCAGTAGGAGCGAAATAAACGGGACGTATTAGGCCTGAGAAGTACTTGCCACAAAAATACTCTGGAAACAACTAAAATGCTTCCTATCGGTAGCATAAcggaagataaaaaaaatggaacgcAGCTCAGCTACTTCCTGCTATGCTGTTATATTATTACTTTACTTCTCACCATTCCATCCATACacacataaataaatataataaatatgaacatcttaaaaaaaaagcgtCTAAACTATAATTTTTAATTCGATCATacagttatatttgttataattaattctTTATAAAAGATATcttatgattatattctgataaaaaaatagtatgttcAACTCATCAATGTTTATATGTAGCGATATGTTTCAGTGTGTTTTTTATTGTGTTTTTCAAAAAAGTCAAATAAATGACTCAATGGCTAGCAAACATACATGTCCATTCTCTTTCTCATGTCATATAATTGCTCTCTCTTCACTTCATccatatattcatccatatatgtatgcatgtagTAATCTTCAAAACAATTTTTCATCTAAACTCTTTATCAATCTATATTTATAATAAGATATCGTGTGATTATATTCTagtgaaaaaaacatatatttcaaaTTATTGGAACATATTGTTCCGTATATGATAACGACATGTTTTAACATATGTTTTCCAGTGTTTGCTAATCCTATCTTTTTATATAGTTGATACCCATTAAGGGACATTTACTCCTAAAAAGCAAGATAtgcaagaagccacatcatcaacaattttaaGCCATTAGATCAGATTAGTATGAAGATAATAACCGTTGGATCAAGAAACTACTTATTCATCCAATTCAATCATTTATTAGTTATCAATTCACCTTCCTTTGCTCCACCTCACAGTTACACATAGCACTGTTACATATTATGTGTATAACACCATGTTTTCCGAATACAGctcaaattattgtttaatatatgtgttttgttttattatgcatgataagatagtatataattattacaTACCGTTACCTGAATCTATTTTCAGAAAAAACTTAAGTGAAGTAGAGAAATGAAAATTGTCTAACCCTAACGATACCCATATTGCGCATgaaaataatacatatattataacaatacACAACGAcgcttggaaaaataaaattgtattgtAATAACATAAGACATATATAAATCcacattatcatatattttgtatatatacgtaGAGTTGCATATAACCATTTAAAACTatgattttatttgatgataaaactaCAAAACCCGCGGCAAAGACGTGGGGTgccaattaattttttaaaatgattcACCACGTACTATTTAATATTTCACTCCGTAGTAAACTAAAATATTTAACCATTAATGTATTTTGAAAAAATCGGACGCTCAAGTAGTGGATCGGTGGAAACAACGTCACGAACCACGCGGTGCAGGGCCCGACGAAGGCGGCCTGCCTTGATAGCTGTTGTTGATCAGTCGCTACAACGCTGAATGGACGGCGTACGTAGATTAGTCTTACGACCATCGACGCCCGGCATCTTGGGCGTTGTCACCCGTTGACATCGTGGGGTCTCTCTGTTGTGGACGGGATCTACTCTTATTCTGCACGCTAAACTGGGTAGTTGTTTCTCATGTGCAATACAGTGCCATGTGGCCTCTCTTTTCCCCACGCATATATGTgtgtttgagagagagagagagagagagagagagtagagcaGCAGTACAATGGCAATAGCACTAGCACTGTATGTCTGTATAGCTGCTTATGATCGATGAACCGGAGAACATAACACGCATACATGTCCAGACTTTACACATTAATAACCCCACAAATAAACTAACCATGACTTGAAAATGGCACTGTAATAACACGATTTTTTCTTTATTACAAGAAACCCAATGATCCAATCGAAAACGATTTTCCACTCACTTGGCAGCggtggaagcagcagcagctgctacACGAGCCTGGACTTTCCTGGCGAACTCCACGGCGTCGTCCGCGTCCGGCACCACCCCCTTGGCCGCCTCGACCTCCACGAACCGCTCCGCCCACGCCGCCAGGAGCGGGGTCTTGCCGGCGTCGACCAATGCCACGCCGTGCAACCTGCGGATCGCTTCGAGAAAGTGCAGGTTGCAACCGAGCGCGAGGTCGACGTACCCGACGGTGTCGCCGCCGAAGAAGGGCTTCCCGTTCTTCGCGGCCACCTCGGCGAACGCCTTCTCCAgctgcgccatcgccgccagcgTCTCGTCGGCCTtcgccgccctctcctcctccgtcgccgccctcaAAACGCCAACCATACCAGGGACCATCTGCAGACAAACAAGCAAGCATGCAAAGCATATTCACCTGCTCATCCAAGATCCAACAGAAGCACAGATCGAACACGAGAGCTACACCACTATAGTACAGTGCTCTGTACGTACTCACCTTGTCGTCGACGTAGGCGGCCCAgaagcgggcgacggcgcggtcgtAGGGGTCGGCGGGGAGGATGGAGGGCGACGTGGGGGAGGGCGCCCAGGCCTCGTCGACGTACTGCACGATGACGAGCGACTCGGAGACGGGCTTGCCGCCATGGATGAGGACGGGGATCTTCTTGTGCACCGGGTTGGAGCTGAGGAGGAGCTCGCTCTTGTTGGCGAGGTCCTCCTCGATGTACTCGTAGCTCACGCCCTTCAACTTGAGCGCGATGCATACGCGGATCGCGAAGGGGCTCATCACCAGGCCGAGCACCTTCACGTCGTCGTCCTTGCCCGCCATTGcttttccccttctcttcctTTGATTTCCTCTCGGCTGGATACTGAGATGAGGTCTTGTCTGATACTATGGTGTTATCTGTGCGACTGACCGATTGTGCAGGATAAACACCACACGTCTTGGGCCTTTATATAGCCACAACTCCAAGTCCACTGGAGTGCTAGGAAGAGGATGAAGATGAAGGGGCTCCGCTCCGGTCTCCAACTTAATTAAAGATAGAAATATGTTGGAAAACTGCCTCTCTCGTTTGcctttccaatttttttccttggaAGCGGAAACAAAACTGTAGACGATAACGACATCGATACTATCCATAGGGAAATCGAGACCGAGACTGAGTTATACTGATATCAGTAGAACGCCGATCTTAGATGTTGGATAACCGAATTTTATTCGATCAATTCGATCACCACTCTCAGTAAACCTAAATTGGCCGAGAAATACACTGCTATTAGTAGGACACCGGATATTTATATTAGAAACAACGAACTGTAACATCATTTATTTAACTACTctatccgtttctaaatatttgaaactgttgactttttaaaaaatatttgatcgttcgtcttattaaaaaaatcaagtaattattaattattttcatatcattttgTTCGtcgttaaatatatttttatgtatacatatagttttacatattttacaaaagttttttaataagacgaacaatcaaacatgtttaaaaaactcaacggcatcaaatatttaagggacggagggagtatgtatgaCCATACGACTTCATCCTCACAAAATATCATACTCAAGATTTATTGAGCACATAAATATAGCCGCATAACATcgctattatatttttttagtggaaCGTCACTATTTTTGTCATAATAATCTCCTACAGTTCTTTTTAGTGGGAAAAAGGACTTAGgaggtttgattttttttggaaattacCGGTCAAAGGCCCATCTGATACTGACCCCTGTCCAGGAATCCTAATTGGCGCGTACGCGCCGGCCCACACGGCCCTATAGGTGGTTTTTCCATATATGTGTAAACTTTCAACCCATATTTGAATACTTTCAACTCCGActtcaaaactttcaatttcgacttgaaaactttcaactcatatttgaaaactttcaactcagatttaaaaattttcaactcgagattcagaaactttcaactcagattcgaaaactttcaaatcggattctaaaactttcaattcgagatttgaaaactttcaagtacagatttgaaaaattttaagttaagatttgaaaaaatatgaaactttcgactcagatttaaaaactttcaactcgagatttgaaaactttcgacttcgattcgaaaactttcgactcgagatttaaaaattttcaactcagattcgaaaactttcaactcgagatttgaatactttcaaatcaaaattaaaaattttcaagttaagattaaaaactttcaactcaaaatattttttaaaaaataagtttgctaaagattaaaaaaagtaatcagaaaaaaacgaaaaaaaaaaggaaaaaaatcgcaaaaaaaaacgaaagaaaaaaTCGGCGataaaagagtaaaaaaaaaaaggccgtgGGCCGGGGGGCAGCTGGCGCGCGCAAGTTAGCAACACCCGGGCCGTCAACCACTCGCAGGCGCGCGGCCTGAGACTCCACGTGCGGTAGTGACGGGCTTCACGGCTTCAGCCCGGCACAATATGCCAAGCCTATGGGCCGTGCGGAGCCCGACGAAGGCGGCCTGCATTGGTAGTAGATCCGTTGCCATATCACCGCAGAATCCGTTACCGACCTTTTGCGCCTTCGTGGGACGTCAGCGTGTTACTCTGTTCAGGAATCGTAGCACTGTATCTGCTTATCATCTTCTGCACTCTCAACTCAATTCAGTAGTTGTTTCCCTTTCCTGCAGTAACCAATACAGTGCTACGTGGCCTCTCTTTTCCCCACGCATACAGTGTGTGTGTGATAGAGCGTAGAGCAGTAAAACGTTAAATAACACAACAATAGCACTGTATATCTGCAAATGATCGATGAATCAGagagcatacatatatatacacacgcacGCATGCTCAGACTTTACATAATAGCCCCACAAATGAACTAAACAAGACTTCAAATGGCACTCTAATATAACGCACGGTTTTATCTTCACATGAACCCATCGATTTGATCCATCCGAAACGAATAATTATTCCAAGCCACTCAGGCAGCGG
The sequence above is drawn from the Oryza glaberrima chromosome 10, OglaRS2, whole genome shotgun sequence genome and encodes:
- the LOC127752567 gene encoding probable glutathione S-transferase GSTU6 → MAGRNNHELKLLGTWPSPFVVRVRLALGLKGLSYEYVEQDIRDKSELLVVSNPVHKKVPVLIHGGKPVCESQIIVQYIDEAFPGAGASLLPSDPHERAVARFWATYIDDEFATKFRAMGEAKEEEEKDEAAAQVFSALETLEEAMKGKVFFGGDSAGYVDVALGGFLGWIKAAEALVGVAFLDGARTPLLAAWAARFSALEAAKEAIPSVERLREFHVAMHAAAATVAGN